One Mycobacteroides salmoniphilum DNA segment encodes these proteins:
- a CDS encoding thiamine pyrophosphate-binding protein: MTTPICAGNGNIRVVDWLALELRHHDVDYVFGVDGANIEDLYDAVHYTPGIEAVVAKHEFSAGTMADGYARATSRMSVVAATSGGGAVNLVPALAESYASGVPVLAIVGQPPRPLEGNGAFQDGSGRAGSMDLQAVFRPISGYCTRVEHPDEIAEALAHALAAVRDGLPAVLLIPKDVQQARLRSLPQMREPHVRPGAVPAQLADFAEHLADTPGRILVVAGPEVARHNARDELSDLIDRLDAFVAVSPDAKDAVDGEDPRLLGVIGVMGHPAVERVMHHGVTCVCVGTTMPVMTRGGVDFATTPVLSIGSATPHIASRHLQTEDLVSTLTQLAAALPARAACPDSETIYAPAHLEPPAHDGEGVRYQDGMHVLDRVIPAEADIFVDAGNTGAAAVHHLSARHRGRYVVALGMGGMGYAFGAGIGCAFARGGRTVVVAGDGAFFMHGMEIHTAIEHRLPVTFVIVNNNAHAMCVTREQLYYGGQYSFNRFSPSHIGAGLAAMFPGLMCRSADTVADFEAAMNAAMAHSGPSVVEVICSTDEIPPFAPFLSSEIAKEKTHDRHDYRNIQARSESLARA, encoded by the coding sequence ATGACCACGCCGATATGTGCCGGGAACGGGAACATACGAGTGGTTGACTGGCTCGCGCTGGAGCTGCGTCACCACGATGTCGATTACGTCTTCGGAGTCGACGGCGCCAACATCGAGGATCTCTACGATGCCGTGCACTACACGCCCGGCATCGAGGCCGTCGTGGCCAAGCACGAGTTCTCGGCGGGCACGATGGCTGACGGCTACGCGCGCGCCACGTCGCGGATGAGCGTGGTGGCCGCGACATCCGGCGGTGGCGCTGTCAATCTCGTTCCCGCGCTTGCCGAATCATATGCAAGCGGGGTTCCGGTTCTTGCGATCGTGGGCCAGCCGCCCCGCCCGCTGGAAGGTAATGGCGCGTTTCAGGACGGGAGTGGGCGTGCCGGAAGCATGGACCTGCAGGCGGTGTTCCGTCCCATCTCCGGCTACTGCACCCGCGTGGAGCACCCGGACGAAATCGCCGAGGCGCTTGCCCATGCCCTGGCCGCGGTTCGGGACGGCCTGCCCGCGGTGCTCTTGATACCTAAAGATGTTCAGCAGGCGCGCCTAAGGTCCCTACCGCAGATGCGGGAGCCGCATGTTCGGCCCGGGGCGGTGCCGGCTCAGCTCGCCGATTTCGCCGAGCATCTGGCCGATACGCCCGGCCGGATCTTGGTGGTAGCCGGGCCGGAGGTGGCGCGGCACAATGCTCGTGACGAGCTATCGGATCTCATCGATCGTCTCGACGCCTTTGTCGCGGTGTCGCCGGACGCCAAAGATGCTGTAGACGGCGAGGATCCGCGACTGCTTGGTGTCATTGGGGTGATGGGACACCCAGCCGTGGAAAGGGTAATGCACCACGGTGTGACGTGTGTGTGCGTCGGCACCACCATGCCCGTGATGACCCGTGGCGGCGTCGACTTCGCAACAACACCGGTGCTCTCGATCGGTTCGGCGACGCCGCACATCGCATCGCGTCACCTGCAAACCGAGGATCTGGTGTCGACATTGACCCAGCTCGCCGCGGCCCTGCCGGCACGCGCGGCCTGCCCCGACAGTGAAACGATCTACGCACCAGCTCATCTCGAACCACCCGCACATGACGGCGAAGGTGTCAGGTACCAGGATGGCATGCACGTCCTGGACCGGGTGATTCCCGCGGAGGCGGACATCTTCGTCGATGCCGGCAATACCGGGGCCGCCGCGGTGCACCACCTGAGCGCCCGGCACCGGGGCCGCTACGTCGTGGCTCTCGGGATGGGTGGCATGGGGTATGCCTTCGGTGCCGGCATCGGCTGCGCTTTCGCGCGGGGCGGCCGCACCGTGGTCGTCGCGGGCGACGGCGCATTCTTCATGCACGGCATGGAGATTCATACGGCAATCGAACATCGGCTGCCGGTGACTTTCGTCATCGTCAATAACAACGCGCACGCCATGTGTGTCACCCGCGAACAGCTGTATTACGGAGGGCAATACAGCTTTAACCGGTTCTCGCCCTCGCACATCGGGGCCGGGCTGGCGGCGATGTTCCCCGGCCTGATGTGCCGTTCGGCCGACACGGTGGCCGACTTCGAGGCCGCCATGAATGCGGCGATGGCCCATAGCGGTCCTTCCGTGGTGGAGGTCATCTGCTCTACCGACGAGATCCCCCCGTTTGCCCCGTTCCTGTCATCTGAGATCGCTAAGGAGAAAACACATGACCGACACGATTACCGAAACATCCAAGCCAGGTCTGAAAGCCTTGCCCGCGCTTAG
- a CDS encoding SRPBCC family protein, with product MPALSDIATDAGSEDALPGVHRIETSPREKATPIIMDMMRSVYPHDQVFGPFCTVQEYVDCPPDELHRYLSDTRSLEEWTYSLRGFEETDEPGLWVAHDRLGSDTLIYTRTESHAESGTVDYHCAWDQGDHLWMVYLMRVVDAQVVLNKPGSVVLWTNCHHPFYDENPYPETAPPQRKPWVGDFWDMFGAGHLLELLNLKAIAEYRHSHGLPIVPEWMK from the coding sequence TTGCCCGCGCTTAGCGATATCGCCACCGACGCCGGCTCCGAGGACGCACTACCCGGGGTGCACCGCATCGAGACCTCGCCACGTGAGAAGGCGACACCGATCATCATGGACATGATGCGGTCGGTGTATCCGCACGATCAGGTGTTCGGCCCGTTTTGCACCGTCCAGGAGTATGTGGACTGCCCACCCGACGAATTGCATCGATACCTCTCCGATACCCGTTCCCTGGAGGAGTGGACCTACAGCCTGCGCGGCTTCGAGGAGACCGATGAGCCCGGGCTATGGGTCGCACATGACCGCCTGGGTTCGGACACGCTGATCTATACCCGCACGGAATCACACGCCGAATCCGGAACCGTTGATTATCACTGTGCCTGGGATCAGGGCGATCACCTGTGGATGGTCTACCTCATGCGGGTGGTCGATGCGCAGGTCGTGCTCAACAAGCCGGGCTCCGTCGTGCTGTGGACCAACTGCCACCATCCGTTCTATGACGAGAATCCCTATCCGGAAACCGCTCCTCCGCAACGTAAGCCTTGGGTGGGGGACTTCTGGGACATGTTCGGCGCAGGCCACCTGTTGGAACTGCTGAATCTTAAAGCCATCGCCGAATACCGCCACAGCCATGGACTTCCGATCGTTCCGGAGTGGATGAAATGA
- a CDS encoding maleylpyruvate isomerase family mycothiol-dependent enzyme, which produces MKPREMLSAERASLAEFLHTLTEEEWMAPSLCAGWRVRDVVAHASVDAVSLGAYLGTALRNPSIDKLNDALVERTGHLSNHELLRHFESAVHPGAFGKMAPAALHTDAMVHQQDIRRPLGKPRAIPTDRLIFALGHPDFGAHPKRYTRGLRFVATDVDWTTGSGPEVRGTGEALVLAMAGRPVVIGELEGEGVAILAERMR; this is translated from the coding sequence ATGAAACCCCGAGAAATGCTTTCCGCCGAGCGTGCCAGCCTGGCCGAGTTCCTGCACACGCTGACCGAGGAGGAGTGGATGGCGCCGTCACTGTGTGCGGGGTGGCGGGTCCGCGACGTCGTGGCACACGCCAGTGTCGATGCGGTATCGCTGGGCGCGTATCTGGGAACCGCGCTGCGTAACCCATCGATCGACAAACTCAATGACGCGCTGGTGGAACGCACCGGTCATCTGTCGAATCACGAACTGTTGCGACATTTCGAGTCGGCGGTGCACCCCGGAGCCTTCGGCAAGATGGCGCCCGCGGCTCTTCATACCGACGCCATGGTGCACCAGCAGGACATCAGGAGACCATTAGGCAAACCGCGTGCCATCCCCACGGACCGGCTGATCTTCGCCTTGGGGCATCCGGACTTCGGTGCTCACCCGAAGCGATACACCAGGGGACTGCGGTTCGTGGCCACCGATGTGGACTGGACCACCGGCTCCGGGCCCGAGGTACGCGGCACTGGCGAGGCGCTGGTGCTGGCGATGGCAGGGCGCCCGGTGGTGATCGGTGAGCTCGAGGGCGAGGGCGTGGCCATTCTGGCCGAGCGGATGCGCTAG
- a CDS encoding class I SAM-dependent methyltransferase, which yields MPPRRLDQTASLTAQFNAWQRAAESMQSGALLDDPQSGWFVTHPLFRLGLTSPTAARWGLRLLDRWCGGLHAHIMVRRRVSDDELRAAAASGIAQVVVLGAGFDTSSQHLGSLPVTVFEVDAPSTQRDKRRLVEHHGVPPRWAPCDFERDDLTTSLHTAGFDSTAPALVVWLGVTYYLTLPALESTLAQLKDLCAPGSRLVMDYGDPDIVGHDSPRRDVRRVSRYVSRKGEPYRTGMTSAHVDELLARHGFQAITHQRVPGLLDRYDPTDKRRLARGDWNAVLTAQRV from the coding sequence ATGCCCCCACGTCGACTCGACCAAACCGCAAGCCTGACCGCGCAATTCAATGCCTGGCAGCGCGCCGCTGAGTCCATGCAATCCGGTGCTCTGCTCGATGACCCACAGTCCGGCTGGTTCGTGACGCATCCGCTGTTCCGGCTCGGCCTCACCTCGCCGACGGCGGCGCGGTGGGGCCTGCGACTGCTGGATCGGTGGTGCGGTGGTCTGCACGCCCACATCATGGTGCGCCGTCGGGTGTCCGATGATGAGCTGCGCGCAGCGGCGGCATCCGGCATCGCCCAAGTCGTTGTTCTTGGTGCGGGATTTGATACCAGCAGCCAACACCTCGGGTCGCTGCCCGTCACAGTGTTCGAGGTCGACGCGCCCTCGACACAACGAGACAAGAGACGTCTGGTGGAGCACCACGGTGTGCCGCCGCGATGGGCGCCGTGCGATTTCGAACGGGATGATCTGACCACCAGCCTGCACACCGCGGGATTCGATTCGACGGCACCGGCGCTGGTGGTCTGGCTCGGCGTCACCTACTACCTGACGCTGCCCGCACTGGAATCGACACTGGCGCAGCTCAAAGACCTCTGTGCACCGGGAAGCCGGCTCGTCATGGATTACGGTGATCCGGACATCGTTGGCCATGACAGTCCACGACGAGACGTGCGGCGCGTGTCACGCTATGTCAGCCGGAAGGGCGAACCTTATCGCACCGGCATGACCTCTGCCCACGTCGACGAACTCCTTGCGCGCCACGGCTTTCAGGCGATCACCCATCAGCGGGTGCCCGGGCTCCTGGACCGCTACGACCCGACGGACAAGCGTCGGCTCGCGCGCGGTGATTGGAACGCGGTGCTGACAGCTCAGCGAGTCTGA
- a CDS encoding anti-sigma factor family protein, with protein sequence MTIEHVYADWDAAYMLGALSSTERREYEQHLVDCASCQRALSEVTAMPGLLSKVDRGYAEKMELEDPPALAKPATSCPVQALWPKLQARWRRQSAMRRLAYVGAVAVAASVALTVSLVPPPWYHRPAPMNVAAGSLPSGEHWQPMRQVTPSPLSAQVAIVRDGAGTRIEMWCSYPAYGDDADGSAAPYALRIGTREGGNIIASSWTAKPGSAMMTSTTVPMAQDQIESIQVIDNHGDAAPLVFLELRR encoded by the coding sequence ATGACTATCGAACATGTCTACGCCGACTGGGATGCCGCCTACATGCTGGGCGCGCTCTCGTCGACCGAACGGCGTGAGTACGAACAGCACCTGGTCGACTGCGCCAGCTGCCAGCGCGCACTGTCTGAGGTCACCGCCATGCCCGGCCTGTTGTCCAAGGTCGATCGCGGCTACGCCGAGAAGATGGAACTCGAAGACCCCCCGGCGCTCGCGAAGCCGGCCACCAGCTGCCCGGTGCAGGCTCTGTGGCCCAAGCTGCAGGCACGGTGGCGACGGCAGAGCGCCATGCGCCGACTCGCCTACGTAGGTGCCGTCGCGGTCGCTGCCAGCGTGGCGCTGACGGTCTCGTTGGTGCCGCCACCGTGGTATCACCGGCCCGCACCGATGAATGTCGCGGCGGGTTCGTTGCCATCGGGGGAGCACTGGCAGCCGATGCGTCAGGTGACGCCGTCGCCGTTGAGCGCGCAAGTGGCCATTGTTCGCGACGGTGCCGGGACCCGTATCGAAATGTGGTGCAGCTATCCGGCCTACGGAGATGATGCCGACGGCTCGGCGGCGCCGTATGCGCTGCGGATCGGTACCCGCGAAGGCGGGAACATCATCGCCAGTTCGTGGACGGCCAAGCCGGGCTCCGCGATGATGACATCGACGACCGTTCCGATGGCTCAGGATCAGATCGAGAGCATCCAGGTGATCGACAATCACGGCGACGCGGCACCGCTGGTGTTCCTCGAACTGCGCCGCTGA
- a CDS encoding sigma-70 family RNA polymerase sigma factor: protein MRAFYDEYAGPLHRYVMYLTHDSALSEDIVQEVLLRAWRHPTLVNQTEGSARAWLFTVAHNLVRDNARSSRFRSEIATAETPEFASPDQVDATLDAWLVAEALRTLSTDHRAVILRAYYRGSSVADISAELGVPEGTVKSRLHYGVRALRLSLQEMGVTR from the coding sequence ATGCGGGCCTTTTATGACGAGTACGCAGGCCCGCTGCATCGCTATGTCATGTATCTGACCCACGATTCGGCGCTGTCGGAGGACATCGTGCAAGAGGTGCTGTTGCGCGCCTGGCGGCATCCGACACTGGTCAACCAGACCGAGGGATCGGCGCGCGCCTGGCTCTTCACGGTTGCCCACAATCTGGTCCGCGATAACGCTCGTAGCTCCCGTTTTCGTAGTGAGATAGCCACCGCCGAGACACCCGAGTTCGCGTCCCCCGACCAGGTGGACGCGACGTTGGACGCGTGGCTGGTCGCGGAGGCGCTCCGCACACTGTCCACGGATCACCGAGCCGTCATCCTGCGTGCGTACTACCGCGGGAGTTCAGTCGCCGACATATCCGCTGAGCTGGGGGTGCCCGAAGGTACCGTCAAATCACGCCTGCACTATGGCGTGCGCGCGCTTCGGTTGTCGCTGCAGGAAATGGGGGTCACGCGATGA
- a CDS encoding tRNA (adenine-N1)-methyltransferase, translating to MSRTGPFVVGDRVQLTDPKGRHYTMVLEPGKEFHTHRGAIVHDAVIGIPEGSVVKSTNGDQFLVLRPLLIDYVLSMPRGAQVIYPKDAAQIVHDGDIFPGARVLEAGAGSGALTCSLLRAVGPEGTVISYEIREDHAEHAVRNVTTFFGERPNNWELVLGDLCERPADAGSVDRVVLDMLAPWETLPAVAESLVPGGVLVVYVATVTQLSRVVEALREQQCWTEPRSWETMQRGWNVVGLAVRPEHSMRGHTAFLVSARRLAPDTITPTPLRRKRLPTTAV from the coding sequence ATGTCTCGAACCGGACCGTTCGTCGTCGGCGATCGCGTGCAATTGACCGACCCCAAGGGGCGGCACTACACGATGGTGCTCGAGCCCGGTAAGGAGTTCCACACCCATCGTGGTGCCATCGTGCACGACGCGGTGATCGGAATCCCCGAGGGCAGCGTCGTGAAATCGACCAACGGTGACCAGTTCCTGGTGCTGCGCCCTTTGCTCATCGACTACGTGCTGTCGATGCCGCGGGGTGCGCAGGTGATCTACCCGAAGGACGCCGCACAAATCGTGCACGACGGCGATATCTTCCCCGGCGCGCGGGTGCTGGAAGCCGGCGCAGGGTCGGGCGCGCTCACGTGCTCGCTGCTGCGAGCGGTGGGGCCCGAGGGAACGGTGATCTCTTACGAGATTCGTGAGGATCACGCCGAACACGCTGTGCGTAACGTCACAACATTCTTCGGAGAGCGACCGAACAACTGGGAGCTGGTGCTCGGCGACCTGTGCGAGCGGCCGGCGGATGCGGGCAGCGTCGACCGGGTGGTTCTCGACATGCTGGCGCCCTGGGAGACTTTGCCCGCAGTCGCAGAATCGCTGGTGCCCGGCGGCGTGCTCGTCGTCTACGTCGCTACCGTCACCCAGCTGTCGCGTGTCGTCGAGGCGTTGCGAGAACAGCAATGCTGGACCGAGCCACGGTCCTGGGAGACGATGCAGCGCGGCTGGAACGTCGTCGGTCTGGCGGTGCGTCCGGAGCACAGCATGCGCGGGCATACCGCGTTCTTGGTCAGTGCACGTCGCCTGGCGCCGGACACCATCACCCCGACGCCACTGCGGCGTAAGCGGTTACCGACTACCGCTGTGTAG
- a CDS encoding DEAD/DEAH box helicase yields MPAPLIDVLQAAGISAPFPIQAATLPDTLSGRDVLARGKTGSGKTLAFSLPVVSRIASGNRVPRKPRALVLAPTRELATQISAVIEPLAAICRLKVTTIFGGVSQHRQVQALSAGVDIVVACPGRLEDLLKQRHLSLDAVEICVLDEADHMADLGFLPAVTRLLAATPSSGQRLLFSATLDNDVDKLVKRFLHNPAEHSVDSVDSPVAAMTHHVFTVSGPDAKRDLVNTLASGTGRRILFMRTKHQAKRLAHQLNQSGIPSVDLHGNLSQGARDRNLAAFSGGQARVLVATDVAARGVHVDDVTLVVHVDPPAEHKAYLHRSGRTARAGGAGDVVTVVLPEQRRDVTQLLRKAAITATPQQVTAHSDEVKKLVGEVAPYVKPAPAQKASGSPAPSGQRGQRSQRPRGGTEGRPARAPRRGGHGQRSAQRAGSSSTSR; encoded by the coding sequence GTGCCCGCACCACTTATTGACGTGTTGCAGGCCGCTGGAATCAGCGCGCCGTTCCCCATCCAGGCCGCGACTCTTCCCGACACTCTCAGTGGCCGTGACGTACTGGCCCGCGGCAAGACCGGCAGCGGAAAGACTCTCGCGTTCTCCCTTCCTGTCGTCTCCCGTATTGCCAGCGGCAACCGGGTGCCGCGTAAGCCACGGGCACTTGTGCTGGCACCCACTCGGGAGCTGGCGACCCAAATCAGCGCAGTCATCGAACCTTTGGCCGCGATCTGCCGCCTCAAGGTCACCACCATTTTCGGTGGAGTCTCCCAGCACCGGCAGGTGCAAGCCCTCTCGGCCGGCGTCGACATCGTGGTCGCCTGCCCGGGACGCCTGGAAGACCTTCTGAAGCAACGCCATCTGAGTCTGGACGCGGTGGAGATCTGCGTGCTGGACGAGGCCGACCACATGGCCGACCTCGGATTCCTGCCCGCGGTGACCCGGCTGCTGGCCGCGACACCGAGTTCCGGTCAGCGCCTGCTGTTCTCGGCCACCCTGGACAACGACGTCGACAAGCTCGTCAAGCGGTTCCTGCACAACCCCGCCGAGCACTCGGTCGATTCCGTCGACTCCCCCGTCGCCGCGATGACGCACCACGTGTTCACCGTCAGCGGCCCCGACGCCAAGCGCGATCTCGTCAACACGCTGGCCTCCGGCACCGGGCGGCGCATCCTGTTCATGCGCACCAAGCATCAGGCGAAGCGGCTCGCACATCAGCTCAACCAGTCGGGTATTCCCTCGGTTGACTTGCACGGCAACCTTTCTCAGGGTGCACGCGACCGTAACCTCGCCGCGTTCTCCGGTGGCCAGGCACGGGTGCTGGTGGCTACCGATGTCGCCGCACGCGGAGTCCATGTCGATGACGTGACCTTGGTCGTGCACGTCGACCCGCCCGCCGAGCACAAGGCCTACCTGCACCGGTCGGGCCGCACGGCCCGCGCCGGCGGTGCCGGTGACGTGGTGACGGTGGTGCTTCCCGAACAGCGACGCGACGTCACGCAGCTGCTGCGCAAGGCCGCCATCACGGCCACCCCGCAGCAGGTGACGGCTCATTCCGACGAGGTCAAGAAATTGGTGGGCGAGGTAGCACCGTATGTGAAACCTGCTCCCGCCCAGAAGGCCAGCGGCTCCCCCGCACCGAGCGGACAGCGCGGCCAGCGGTCGCAGCGGCCCCGTGGCGGCACCGAGGGACGCCCCGCGCGGGCGCCTCGGCGCGGTGGACATGGGCAGCGGTCCGCGCAGCGCGCAGGCAGCAGTAGCACCTCGAGGTAG
- a CDS encoding acyl-ACP desaturase — translation MVTGLQTRLLTELEPVVEENLERHLAVARPWAPHDYVPWSRGRDFAFLGGEDWRPEDSPLDPVAQSALIVNLLTEDNLPSYHREIATRFGRDGAWGTWVGQWTAEEGRHSIALRDYLVVTRGVDPTNLEAMRMAHTVAGYDSGDKTPLEALAYVSFQELATRISHRNTGKASGCPIADQLLARVALDENLHMVFYRNLMSAALDIEPDAAIQAICKEIVGFSMPGMGMAGFAQNAIAIAKAGIYDLRIHHDEVLQPILRFWRVFERSDIGPEGEQARETLVKFLAAVDERAKYYEEKAATRAARGA, via the coding sequence ATGGTGACCGGACTGCAAACGCGATTGCTCACCGAGTTGGAGCCCGTTGTCGAGGAGAATCTCGAACGGCACCTGGCTGTCGCGCGGCCATGGGCCCCACATGATTACGTGCCGTGGAGCCGGGGCCGGGATTTTGCCTTCCTCGGTGGCGAGGATTGGCGGCCGGAGGACAGTCCGCTCGATCCGGTGGCCCAGTCGGCGTTGATCGTCAACCTGCTGACAGAGGACAACCTGCCGTCTTATCACCGTGAGATCGCCACGAGATTTGGGCGAGACGGCGCGTGGGGAACCTGGGTAGGCCAGTGGACGGCGGAGGAAGGGCGGCACAGCATCGCGCTTCGCGACTATCTGGTGGTCACCCGTGGTGTCGACCCGACCAATCTTGAAGCAATGCGCATGGCGCACACCGTCGCCGGTTATGACTCAGGGGATAAGACGCCCCTGGAGGCGTTGGCTTACGTGTCGTTCCAGGAGCTGGCCACACGGATATCGCACCGCAACACGGGGAAGGCCTCGGGCTGCCCGATCGCCGATCAGCTGTTGGCGCGGGTGGCGCTGGATGAAAACCTGCACATGGTCTTCTACCGCAATCTCATGTCGGCGGCACTCGATATCGAGCCCGATGCCGCGATACAGGCGATCTGCAAGGAGATCGTCGGCTTCTCGATGCCGGGTATGGGGATGGCGGGTTTCGCGCAGAACGCGATAGCCATCGCGAAGGCGGGCATCTACGACTTGCGCATCCATCACGACGAGGTGCTGCAGCCCATCCTGCGGTTCTGGCGGGTGTTCGAACGTTCCGATATCGGGCCCGAGGGTGAGCAGGCTCGCGAGACTCTCGTGAAATTCCTTGCGGCAGTGGATGAACGTGCAAAGTACTACGAGGAGAAGGCGGCCACGCGCGCGGCAAGAGGTGCCTGA
- the arc gene encoding proteasome ATPase, producing MSESERSEAFGTPDAAELERLRREIAALRQELEDSATSRGASAGDAGRLRDLNQLEARIDSLNARNAKLMDTLKEARQQLLALREEVDRLGQPPSGYGVLLAVQADDTVDVFTSGRKMRVTCSPNIETAELRRGQTVRLNEALTVVEAGNFESVGEISTLRELLDDGHRALVVGHADEERIVWLADPLIAPDLSDVSEDADGADLKPRKLRPGDSLLVDTKAGYAFERIPKAEVEDLVLEEVPDVSYGDIGGLTRQIEQIRDAVELPFLHKDLYREYALRPPKGVLLYGPPGCGKTLIAKAVANSLAKKMAELRGDDSREAKSYFLNIKGPELLNKFVGETERHIRLIFQRAREKASDGTPVIVFFDEMDSIFRTRGTGVSSDVETTVVPQLLSEIDGVEGLENVIVIGASNREDMIDPAILRPGRLDVKIKIERPDAESAQDIFSKYLTEKLPVNEDDLAEFGGDRGLTIKAMIEKVVDRMYAEIDDNRFLEVTYANGDKEVMYFKDFNSGAMIQNVVDRAKKNAIKAVLESGQKGLRIQHLLDSIVDEFAENEDLPNTTNPDDWARISGKKGERIVYIRTLVTGKSSSASRAIDTESSLGQYL from the coding sequence ATGAGTGAGTCAGAGCGTTCAGAGGCGTTCGGCACACCGGATGCCGCCGAGCTGGAGCGGCTACGCCGCGAGATTGCGGCGCTTCGCCAAGAGTTGGAAGACAGTGCGACTTCGCGAGGAGCGAGCGCCGGCGATGCCGGTCGTCTGCGCGACCTGAACCAGCTTGAGGCCCGCATTGACTCCCTGAACGCGCGGAACGCCAAGCTGATGGACACCCTCAAGGAGGCCCGTCAGCAGCTTCTGGCGCTGCGTGAGGAAGTTGACCGGCTGGGCCAGCCGCCGAGCGGTTACGGCGTGTTGCTGGCGGTGCAGGCCGACGACACAGTCGACGTCTTCACCTCGGGCCGCAAGATGCGGGTGACCTGCTCGCCCAACATCGAGACCGCTGAGCTGCGCCGGGGACAGACCGTGCGTCTCAATGAGGCGCTCACTGTGGTCGAGGCCGGCAACTTCGAATCTGTCGGTGAGATCAGCACCCTGCGAGAGCTGCTGGACGATGGTCACCGCGCGCTTGTGGTGGGACATGCCGACGAGGAACGCATCGTCTGGCTGGCCGATCCGCTGATCGCTCCCGACCTCTCCGACGTGTCCGAGGATGCCGACGGAGCGGATCTCAAGCCCCGGAAACTACGGCCCGGCGATTCGTTGCTGGTTGACACCAAGGCCGGGTATGCCTTCGAGCGGATACCCAAGGCCGAGGTCGAGGACCTGGTGCTGGAGGAGGTGCCGGACGTCAGCTATGGCGACATCGGTGGCCTGACCCGGCAGATCGAGCAGATCCGCGACGCGGTGGAGCTGCCGTTCCTGCACAAGGACCTCTACCGGGAGTACGCGCTGCGCCCGCCCAAGGGTGTGCTGCTGTACGGGCCCCCCGGATGCGGAAAGACGCTCATCGCCAAGGCCGTTGCCAACTCGCTGGCCAAGAAGATGGCAGAGCTGCGTGGCGACGACTCCCGCGAGGCCAAGTCCTACTTCCTGAACATCAAGGGCCCGGAGCTACTCAACAAGTTCGTCGGTGAGACCGAGCGGCATATCCGCTTGATCTTCCAGCGGGCCCGCGAAAAAGCTTCGGACGGTACGCCGGTCATCGTCTTCTTCGATGAGATGGACTCGATCTTCCGCACCCGCGGTACCGGTGTCAGCTCCGACGTCGAGACGACCGTGGTGCCGCAGCTGCTGTCCGAGATCGACGGCGTCGAAGGCCTGGAGAACGTCATCGTCATCGGCGCCTCCAACCGTGAAGACATGATCGATCCGGCGATCCTGCGGCCCGGCCGCCTGGACGTGAAGATCAAGATCGAACGGCCCGATGCCGAGTCGGCGCAGGACATCTTCTCCAAGTACCTCACCGAGAAGCTGCCGGTCAACGAGGACGATCTCGCCGAGTTCGGTGGCGATCGCGGACTGACCATCAAGGCGATGATCGAGAAGGTCGTGGACCGGATGTACGCCGAGATCGACGACAACCGGTTCCTGGAAGTCACCTATGCCAACGGTGACAAGGAAGTCATGTACTTCAAGGACTTCAACTCCGGCGCCATGATCCAGAACGTCGTGGATCGTGCGAAGAAGAACGCCATCAAGGCGGTGCTGGAGAGCGGTCAGAAGGGTCTGCGGATTCAGCATCTGCTCGACTCGATCGTTGACGAGTTCGCCGAGAACGAGGATCTGCCCAACACCACGAATCCGGATGACTGGGCGCGGATCTCGGGCAAGAAGGGCGAACGGATCGTCTACATCCGCACGCTGGTCACCGGCAAGAGCTCGAGTGCCAGCCGTGCGATCGACACCGAATCGAGCCTGGGTCAGTACCTGTAG